In Dysgonomonadaceae bacterium zrk40, one genomic interval encodes:
- a CDS encoding NAD-dependent epimerase/dehydratase family protein: protein MKSILITGINGFVGTNFTNSWFRNHTIFGLDIHQPEKEGVKRIFGWDELGKVPPVDAIVHLAGKAHDTKNRSEAQVYFDVNTALTQKIFDYFLQSDARTFIFFSSVKAAADSVPGDVLTEEVVPAPVGPYGESKIRAEEYILNKLSAVSDQLLAKRVYILRPCMIHGPGNKGNLNLLYSVVKKGIPWPLGAYENRRSFCSIDNISYVVEQLIVKENIESGIYHVGDDESLSTNELIRLIGESVGRKSHIWQLPKGLMNAAAAIGGALKLPLNKERLRKLTENYVVSNAKIKKALGIDKMPVSAKEGMRITLDSFK, encoded by the coding sequence ATGAAATCAATTCTCATCACTGGTATTAACGGATTCGTGGGTACCAACTTCACAAACAGCTGGTTCAGGAACCATACTATATTTGGTCTGGATATTCATCAGCCTGAAAAGGAGGGTGTGAAACGCATATTCGGTTGGGATGAACTGGGTAAGGTGCCTCCGGTGGATGCAATTGTGCACCTGGCGGGTAAAGCGCATGACACGAAGAACAGGAGCGAGGCTCAGGTTTACTTTGATGTGAATACCGCCCTTACGCAAAAGATATTCGACTACTTCCTGCAATCGGATGCGCGGACGTTTATCTTCTTCAGCTCGGTGAAAGCAGCTGCGGACAGTGTGCCGGGTGATGTGCTGACGGAGGAGGTTGTACCGGCGCCGGTGGGTCCCTACGGTGAATCGAAGATCAGGGCGGAGGAGTATATCTTAAACAAGCTTTCAGCTGTTAGCGATCAGCTATTAGCTAAAAGAGTATATATTTTGAGGCCCTGTATGATTCATGGGCCGGGGAACAAGGGGAACCTGAACCTGCTGTACAGCGTGGTGAAGAAGGGGATTCCATGGCCATTGGGTGCCTATGAGAACCGTCGTTCCTTCTGTTCCATCGATAACATCTCCTATGTGGTGGAGCAGCTGATTGTGAAGGAGAACATTGAGAGCGGGATCTATCACGTGGGTGATGATGAGTCGTTGTCGACCAATGAACTGATCCGATTGATTGGTGAATCGGTGGGTAGAAAGTCACATATCTGGCAATTGCCGAAAGGGTTGATGAATGCTGCTGCTGCCATTGGCGGGGCTTTGAAGCTGCCGCTGAACAAAGAGCGGTTGCGGAAGCTCACGGAGAACTATGTGGTGAGCAATGCCAAGATAAAGAAGGCGCTGGGTATCGACAAGATGCCGGTATCGGCTAAGGAGGGGATGAGAATAACACTGGATAGTTTTAAGTAA
- a CDS encoding helix-turn-helix transcriptional regulator, translating to MAMKENVDIISKVLSSVSPLEAKRVETRMMIASKISRALKEKGWKKKDLMNAMGKKNASEISRWLSGTHNFTLDLLSDLSSVLGIELLNVAEQIQEPVTHVYHITVKSASSIGYKNPFHNEIVNPLYS from the coding sequence ATGGCAATGAAAGAAAATGTGGACATTATTAGCAAAGTATTAAGTTCAGTTTCCCCTCTTGAGGCAAAAAGAGTTGAGACGAGAATGATGATTGCTTCTAAAATATCCAGAGCCTTAAAAGAGAAGGGATGGAAGAAAAAAGATTTGATGAACGCAATGGGAAAAAAGAATGCATCTGAAATTTCCCGTTGGCTTAGTGGTACCCATAACTTCACTTTAGATTTACTTTCTGATTTAAGCTCTGTGTTGGGAATTGAGCTATTAAATGTAGCAGAACAAATACAGGAACCGGTTACACATGTCTATCACATTACCGTGAAAAGTGCATCATCTATCGGATATAAAAATCCATTCCATAACGAGATTGTAAATCCCTTATATTCTTAG
- the dgt gene encoding dNTP triphosphohydrolase has translation MTLSSPFRRLQDKAQVFPLEKNDFARTRLTHSVEVSGLARSIGVSVENILHKKDYIVSDKIGHIPSILSVAGLIHDIGNPPFGHFGEDTIKLFFKNLFKNNAPIDFHDKLTPQERADFEKFDGNVQGLRILLRLGLTKDEYSYNLTFPTLSSIIKYPYASTNIDGSNSNTKYGYFQSDKDRFNDINIKLELDGKRHPLVFLLEAADDIAYSVSDIEDGCKKGTITWEILMDTLKSKQYESDHKCKKLASELEEINKELTNSKFPSKLLLIAQECRIKIQIQMIPDIIKVFMDNHEKILNGEFTNELLEKSDSHLLRCFTKEIAKYNFNSKSVAKMELLGENVLTYLLEIFVSAVLSEDRFDSGTKNGKLFNLISGYYKYRYNQSKYSKDIYNRLMLVTDYISGMTDTYALTLYHELLGLE, from the coding sequence ATTACATTATCTTCTCCTTTTAGAAGACTCCAAGACAAAGCTCAAGTTTTTCCTTTAGAAAAGAACGACTTTGCTAGGACGAGACTGACACATTCTGTTGAAGTATCAGGACTAGCCAGAAGCATAGGAGTTAGTGTTGAAAATATTCTTCATAAAAAGGATTATATCGTTTCTGACAAAATTGGACATATACCTTCAATTTTATCAGTAGCTGGTTTGATACATGATATTGGCAATCCTCCATTTGGTCATTTTGGTGAGGATACAATAAAATTGTTCTTTAAGAATTTGTTCAAAAATAATGCACCTATAGATTTTCATGACAAATTGACCCCACAAGAAAGAGCAGATTTTGAAAAATTTGATGGGAATGTTCAAGGATTAAGAATACTGTTACGTCTTGGCTTAACCAAAGATGAATACTCATATAACCTTACTTTTCCAACATTATCGTCCATTATAAAATATCCTTATGCTTCAACCAATATAGATGGTTCAAATTCAAATACAAAGTATGGTTATTTTCAATCTGATAAAGATAGATTTAATGATATCAATATCAAATTAGAACTTGATGGAAAAAGGCATCCATTGGTATTTTTATTAGAAGCCGCAGATGATATAGCATATTCGGTTTCTGATATCGAAGATGGTTGTAAAAAAGGCACAATCACATGGGAAATTCTTATGGATACATTGAAATCCAAACAATATGAGTCGGATCATAAATGCAAAAAATTAGCATCTGAATTAGAAGAAATAAATAAAGAATTAACGAACAGCAAATTTCCCTCAAAATTGTTATTGATTGCACAAGAATGTAGGATTAAAATACAAATACAGATGATACCAGATATTATCAAGGTATTTATGGATAATCATGAAAAAATATTGAATGGAGAATTTACAAACGAACTATTAGAAAAGTCAGACTCACATTTGTTAAGATGCTTTACTAAAGAAATCGCTAAATATAATTTCAATAGTAAGAGTGTAGCCAAAATGGAACTATTGGGTGAAAATGTTTTGACTTATTTATTAGAAATCTTTGTAAGTGCAGTATTATCTGAAGATCGTTTTGATAGTGGAACAAAGAATGGAAAATTATTTAATTTAATTTCTGGTTATTATAAGTATAGATACAACCAATCTAAATACTCTAAAGATATATATAACAGACTTATGCTTGTGACTGATTATATAAGTGGCATGACTGATACATATGCGTTAACATTATATCACGAACTACTAGGGCTTGAGTAA